The Thermoleophilia bacterium DNA window CACCGCCCGCGGGATCGTCTCCCTCTCGCATGGCGGCCGCCGCGCGCAGGATGCGCGGAGGCAGCAGGGCGATGAGGGATCCCCCGCCGACGCGGGGTGACCGCAGCGCGATCACGGCGGCCCCGGGCCGGCGAAATCCGATCGGACCGCAGCCGGTGAGATCCGCCAGGGCGTACGACAGCCCGGGTTGGTGAGAGCAGGCCACGATGGTGTGGGCACCGGGGTGCTCGAGGACGATCTCGATCAGATCGTCCGATGTCATACCGGGTGCCAAGCGGTCGTCGGTCTCCAGGTCGCAGCCCGCGGCGTCGGCGACGAGCCCGGCGGTCTGGTGGCAGCGCACCAGTGGGCTGGTCACGACCACGTCGGGGTGGAAACCGAGGGCGATGAGCCCGACCGCGGCACGAGCCGCGGCAGTGTGGCCACCCGGTGTGAGCGCGCGCACGGCGTCGGTACCGTCGGGTGCGCTGTCCTCGGTGACGCCGTGGCGCATGAGGACGAGGAGGGGAGTGGCGGGCTGGCTCATCGGAGTTGGGGTACCTGGCCCACGAGGATCGCCGCCATGATGACGATGAGCAGTGTCACCCCGATCTCGATCCACGCCGTGCGCCGCACCGTGGCGAGGGTGGCCATGGTGGGTGCGCCGCTCAACTGGCGGAGCGCCGACACGCTGCGGCGCGACCGGAGGGCGAGCACGCCCGCGATGGACAGGAGTCCGATCTTGATCAGGATCGACCAGCCGTAGGTGGTCTTCCAGAGGTCGGTCGGCGACGACATCTCACCGAGGGCCCGCACGACGCCGGTCGCGACGATGATGGCCACGACGATGAGCGCGACGGAGGAAAAGCGGATCAGCACTCCCCCGCCAAGGGCGCGGCCCCCCACCCCAGCCACACGCGGCAGCCGGAGCAGCCACACGACCGTGATGACAAGGCCGCCGACCCATGCACTGGCGGCGGTGGCGTGGAGGGCATCGATGGGGATCTGCAGGGCGGGGATGGACGCGGTGGATGCATGTCCCTGCGCGGAGATCGACCCGAGCGCCACGAACGCCGGAACCAGCATGACCAGGAGCGGGCCGAGCCCACCGTCGGCCCGCTCCGGTTCCGGTGCCCGGTCGGACCGGTACTCGGCGAGGAACCGCCAGATCCCGAGCGCGAAGAGGGTGAACAGGGCGAGGGTGCGGATTTGCAGATGGTCACCGAACCGGGTGTCGGCGAGCACCCGTACGACGCCCGCCGGATCGCCGAGGGCGCCCCCGACGCTGGTGCCGAGCGACCCCGCCGTCTTGACCACCAAAACCGCGCCCTCGCCGATGAGCGCGATCAGGGAGAGTGTGCCGAACAGGATCCACCACGCGTCGCGTGCCCATGCGAGCGCCGCGTCGCGGTCGGCATCGGGCATCGTGGGCGGCGCCCGCCACGCTGCGCGCCAGATGAGCCCACGGAACAGGAGCAGTGCGAGAAGGCCACCCACGCCCACCAGTTCGAGAACGCGTGCCCCCACCGCCCAGGCCGAAGTTTCCGCAGGTCCGGTACTTCCCCCCGGGCCGCCGAGGTAGGGAGGAGTGATGGGCAGGTCGCCCACGGCGAATACGGACGCACCCGGAATGATGTGGCCATCCGCCGACACCACCCGCCAGCGCACGGTGTACGTGCCGGACGGCAGTCCCGGCCGGACGAGTACTTCGGCGATCGCCGAGTCGGTCGGGAGGACGGCTCCCGGCCCGCTCGACTCCGGGGTGCCCGAAGCGCCCACCACCGCAAGGTCTCCGGGTTGCAGGATGTGCACCGGACTTGAGAACCGGATGGTGACACGATCGGGAGCCCGGTCGAGGCGCTGTCGGTCGGATGGCGTGATCTGATCGATAACGGCGTGGCCGTGGGCCGGGGATGTCCATCCAGCCAGCGACGCGAGTGCGAGAACCAGAGTGAGGACGGCGAGCGGCGATACATGGCGGAGCGTTCTCACGACGGTGCCAGCCTATCCATACATCGGCCATCGGGCGCGCGCTGCGCTAGCGTCCTTCGCCGATCTGTTCGACCCGAAACGGGAGACACTGTGGGCGGCATCGTTGACGGCAAGCGCGCCCTCGTGGTGGGCGTCGCGAATAAGCGGAGCATCGCGTGGGCGATCGCGCGTCGTCTGGACGCGGAGGGCGCTCGTGTGGCGCTCACGTTCCAGGGCGAGCGCGTGGAGACAGATGTGCGCGCGTTGGCCGACACACTCCGCCACGGCCCGGTCCCTGTGGTACCGATGGACGTGACCGACGCATCCGGTATGGATTCCGCCGTGGCCACCGTCGCCGCCGACCTTGGTGGAATCGACATCCTCGTGCACGCGGTCGCCTTCGCGAAGCAGTCGGACCTCGGCGGGCGCTTCATGGACGTGTCGAGCGACGGGTTCCAGATGGCGCTGGACATCTCAGCGTGGTCGCTCAAGACCTTGGCCGAGCGGGTCGAGCCCCACATGCGAGCGGCCGGTGGCGGTGCGATCGTCACGCTCAGTTATGTCGCCGCCGAGCGGGCGGTGCCCGGTTACAACGTGATGGGGGTTGCCAAGTCTGCCCTCGAGTCGATCGTGCGGTATCTCGCCTGGGACATGGGCCCCGACAACACCCGTGTCAACGCTCTGTCCGCCGGGCCGGTGCGCACCCTCGCCGCGCGTGGAATCCCGGGGTTCGGCGACATGGTGGCGAACGCCGTGGAGCGCTCGCCGCTCCGGCGTGCGATCGACGCGGACGAGGTGGCCGATGCCGCTCTGTTCCTGTGCTCGCCCCTGTCACGCGCCATCACCGGTGAGACGCTGCATGTGGACGCCGGGTATCACGCGATGGCGCTCTGACCCCGCGTACCGTGCGCATTGGCATCGTCTCCGACACCCACGTCGGGGAGGTGCTGCCGGAACTGCCGACGGCCGTGCCCGTCGCCTTCGCGGGGTGCGACCTCATCCTGCACGCGGGTGACATCACCTGCACCTCGGTGCTCGACCGCCTCGGTGAGATCGCCCCGGTCGTGGCCGTTCAGGGCGACCACGATCTGGCCGTCGGAATCGATCTGCCGCACGACCGCATCATTAACGTGCGGGGGCGTCGTATCGGCCTGACGCACGGGCATCGCGCC harbors:
- a CDS encoding phosphohistidine phosphatase SixA yields the protein MSQPATPLLVLMRHGVTEDSAPDGTDAVRALTPGGHTAAARAAVGLIALGFHPDVVVTSPLVRCHQTAGLVADAAGCDLETDDRLAPGMTSDDLIEIVLEHPGAHTIVACSHQPGLSYALADLTGCGPIGFRRPGAAVIALRSPRVGGGSLIALLPPRILRAAAAMREGDDPAGGAAK
- a CDS encoding enoyl-ACP reductase, coding for MAERSHDGASLSIHRPSGARCASVLRRSVRPETGDTVGGIVDGKRALVVGVANKRSIAWAIARRLDAEGARVALTFQGERVETDVRALADTLRHGPVPVVPMDVTDASGMDSAVATVAADLGGIDILVHAVAFAKQSDLGGRFMDVSSDGFQMALDISAWSLKTLAERVEPHMRAAGGGAIVTLSYVAAERAVPGYNVMGVAKSALESIVRYLAWDMGPDNTRVNALSAGPVRTLAARGIPGFGDMVANAVERSPLRRAIDADEVADAALFLCSPLSRAITGETLHVDAGYHAMAL